The Clostridioides sp. ES-S-0010-02 genome window below encodes:
- a CDS encoding stage V sporulation protein S: MEVLKVSSKSNPNSVAGALAGVLRERGIAEIQAIGAGALNQAIKSIAIARGFVAPSGMDLVCIPAFTDIEIEGDKKTAIKLIIEPR; encoded by the coding sequence ATGGAAGTACTAAAAGTTTCATCAAAATCTAATCCTAATTCTGTAGCTGGAGCTTTGGCTGGAGTACTGAGAGAGCGAGGTATTGCAGAAATACAAGCTATAGGAGCTGGAGCTCTAAATCAAGCAATAAAATCAATTGCAATAGCAAGAGGATTTGTTGCACCTAGTGGAATGGACTTAGTGTGTATTCCCGCATTTACTGATATAGAAATCGAAGGTGATAAGAAAACTGCCATCAAACTTATAATTGAACCTAGATAA
- a CDS encoding acetyl-CoA carboxylase carboxyltransferase subunit alpha, translated as MIENNNDKIKVLENDIKQLIAISEANNIDLSDKINSLNEKLAKLREDAFSHLSPYEKVVLSRDIKRPTTLEYIEHICSNFLELHGDRLYKDDPSIVGGIGQIGKFNVTIVGHQKGRDTKENIKRNFGMPHPEGYRKALRLMKQAEKFDRPIVTFIDTSGAFCGLEAEERGQGEAIARNLLEMSKLSVPVITFVIGEGGSGGALGIGVGNDVCMLEHSVYSVISPEGLSSILFKDSSKAKEACDVMKLTSNDLYDLKIIDKIIKEPLGGAQKDVEAVSKEMKSYILERLNHYKDMPKEEIMSQRYNKFRNIGKCL; from the coding sequence TTGATTGAAAATAATAATGATAAAATAAAAGTCTTGGAAAATGATATCAAACAATTAATAGCTATTTCTGAGGCAAATAACATAGATTTAAGTGATAAAATAAATTCCCTTAATGAAAAATTAGCAAAGCTTAGAGAAGATGCCTTTTCACATCTATCACCATATGAAAAGGTAGTGTTAAGTAGAGATATAAAAAGACCTACAACTTTGGAATACATAGAACATATTTGTTCTAATTTTTTAGAGCTTCATGGAGATAGGCTTTATAAAGATGACCCTTCTATAGTTGGAGGAATAGGGCAAATAGGAAAATTCAATGTTACTATAGTTGGTCACCAAAAGGGAAGAGATACTAAAGAAAATATAAAAAGAAACTTTGGTATGCCTCATCCAGAAGGATATAGAAAAGCGTTAAGACTTATGAAGCAAGCTGAAAAATTTGACAGACCGATAGTGACATTTATTGATACATCAGGAGCATTTTGTGGTCTAGAGGCAGAAGAAAGAGGACAAGGAGAAGCTATTGCAAGAAACTTACTTGAAATGAGTAAACTTTCTGTTCCAGTAATTACCTTTGTAATTGGTGAAGGTGGTAGTGGAGGAGCTTTAGGAATTGGAGTAGGCAATGATGTGTGTATGTTAGAACACTCAGTTTATTCTGTAATTTCACCTGAAGGTCTTTCGAGTATCTTATTTAAAGATTCATCTAAAGCAAAGGAAGCTTGTGATGTTATGAAACTTACAAGTAATGATTTATATGATTTAAAAATAATAGATAAGATTATAAAAGAACCTCTTGGTGGTGCACAAAAAGATGTAGAAGCTGTTTCAAAGGAAATGAAGTCTTATATTTTAGAAAGATTAAATCATTATAAAGATATGCCTAAAGAAGAAATAATGTCTCAAAGGTATAATAAATTTAGAAATATTGGAAAATGCTTATAG
- a CDS encoding ACT domain-containing protein, producing the protein MKLKLFLEEYAVCRLNNNSKIPTWIDTEKFYSITKTDDELSIVCSNNNIPSDIKSEKEWRILKILGPLDFSLIGILSKISGLLADNKISIFAISTYDTDYILIKEKDIKNACKILNCNGYEIE; encoded by the coding sequence ATGAAATTAAAACTATTTTTAGAAGAGTATGCAGTATGTAGATTAAATAATAACAGTAAAATACCAACATGGATAGATACAGAAAAATTTTACTCTATAACTAAAACTGATGATGAATTGAGCATTGTATGTTCAAATAACAATATTCCTTCTGATATTAAGTCAGAAAAAGAATGGAGAATACTTAAAATCTTAGGCCCTTTAGATTTTTCACTTATAGGAATTTTATCTAAGATAAGTGGGTTATTAGCTGATAATAAAATAAGTATATTTGCAATTTCTACATATGATACAGATTATATTTTAATCAAAGAAAAAGATATAAAAAATGCTTGTAAAATTTTAAACTGTAATGGATATGAGATAGAGTAG
- the accB gene encoding acetyl-CoA carboxylase biotin carboxyl carrier protein — MNINEIKELLKVIDSTNLEYVKLESSDFKLEASKKTEVTSSPVLSVQQESVVDLSLEKPFVNEEPVVSNENLSIVVAPLMGTFYDSPSPDAEGFVKVGDVVEEGDTLCILEAMKLMNEITSEIKGEIIEVLVDNEELVEYNQPLFKIKPL; from the coding sequence ATGAACATCAATGAAATTAAGGAATTATTAAAGGTCATAGACTCAACTAACTTAGAATATGTAAAGCTTGAAAGTAGTGATTTTAAATTAGAAGCATCTAAAAAAACTGAAGTTACAAGCTCACCTGTTTTAAGTGTACAACAAGAATCGGTAGTAGATCTTTCTTTAGAAAAGCCATTTGTAAACGAGGAACCTGTAGTATCTAATGAGAATTTATCAATAGTAGTAGCTCCTTTGATGGGGACATTCTATGATTCTCCAAGTCCAGATGCAGAAGGTTTTGTCAAGGTTGGCGATGTAGTTGAAGAAGGTGACACTTTATGTATATTAGAAGCAATGAAGCTAATGAATGAAATAACAAGTGAAATTAAAGGTGAAATAATTGAAGTATTAGTTGATAATGAAGAACTAGTAGAATATAATCAACCTTTATTTAAGATAAAACCATTGTAG
- a CDS encoding OmpA family protein has protein sequence MNNKYRRTVNREFEKSSFWPTFTDLLSTVLMVVILILFSSESISGSVEQDLAKNVNASVEDTFKKSGIPVKVDKANGQVTFGERTMFDVDSDVLKPEAKEMLKMFVPKYIETIYKDYGDYISKIVIEGHTDDVGSYIYNLDLSQRRAYSVAKFIVGDEIGNYKYKDKVTKHIIAIGRSKAELLKNGDNSVNRDASRRVELKYEININQNK, from the coding sequence ATGAATAATAAATATAGAAGAACTGTTAACAGAGAATTTGAAAAGAGTAGTTTCTGGCCAACATTTACAGATTTATTATCCACTGTGTTGATGGTTGTAATTCTTATATTATTTAGTTCAGAAAGTATCTCAGGTTCAGTTGAACAGGATTTAGCTAAAAATGTGAATGCTTCTGTTGAAGATACCTTTAAAAAAAGTGGTATACCTGTGAAAGTGGATAAGGCTAATGGTCAAGTAACTTTTGGTGAAAGGACAATGTTTGATGTAGATAGTGATGTCTTGAAACCAGAGGCTAAAGAGATGTTAAAAATGTTTGTTCCAAAGTACATAGAAACTATTTATAAAGATTATGGCGACTATATATCTAAAATAGTTATAGAAGGCCATACAGACGATGTAGGAAGCTATATCTATAACTTAGATTTATCACAAAGAAGGGCATATAGCGTTGCTAAATTTATAGTAGGAGATGAAATAGGTAATTATAAATATAAAGATAAGGTAACTAAACATATTATTGCAATAGGTAGGTCAAAAGCTGAACTCTTAAAAAACGGAGATAATAGTGTAAATAGAGATGCATCTAGAAGAGTAGAGCTAAAATATGAAATAAATATTAATCAAAATAAATAG
- the lexA gene encoding transcriptional repressor LexA: MYLDLTEKQVLILEFIKSQIILKGYPPAVREICTAVGLRSTSTVHSHLNKLEKLGYIRKDPTKPRAIEVLERSKVNDVSGANQEIIELPLVGQITAGEPILAQQNIEEYIPFPASLVKGSNNFVLKVKGESMINAGILDEDYVVVDKKNTALNSQIVVALINGESATVKRFFKEGNSIRLQPENDFMEPIMLKDSEVEIVGIVTGVFRVIK; this comes from the coding sequence ATGTATTTAGATCTAACTGAAAAGCAAGTTTTAATACTGGAATTTATAAAATCTCAAATCATATTAAAAGGCTATCCACCTGCTGTAAGAGAAATATGTACTGCTGTAGGGTTACGATCTACTTCAACTGTGCACTCTCATCTAAATAAACTTGAAAAACTGGGATACATAAGAAAAGACCCTACTAAACCAAGAGCTATTGAAGTTTTAGAGCGTAGTAAAGTCAATGATGTTTCTGGAGCTAACCAGGAAATAATAGAACTTCCTTTAGTAGGTCAAATAACAGCTGGAGAACCCATTTTAGCTCAACAAAACATAGAGGAATATATTCCATTCCCTGCCAGTTTAGTAAAGGGCAGTAATAATTTTGTATTAAAAGTAAAAGGCGAAAGTATGATTAATGCAGGAATTTTAGATGAAGATTACGTTGTAGTAGACAAAAAAAATACAGCCTTAAATTCTCAGATAGTGGTTGCACTTATAAATGGTGAATCTGCGACGGTCAAGAGATTCTTTAAAGAAGGAAACTCTATAAGACTTCAACCAGAAAATGATTTTATGGAACCAATTATGCTTAAAGACTCAGAAGTTGAAATTGTAGGTATTGTAACTGGTGTATTTAGAGTTATAAAATAA
- the accC gene encoding acetyl-CoA carboxylase biotin carboxylase subunit: MIKKILVANRGDIAVRIIRTCKELGIKTVAIYSEIDKDCFHRYIADESICIGPNNISKSYNNIENIIYLALKLKCDAIHPGFGFLSENPEFAKQCEENNIIFIGPTREQMILMGDKSRARETMMELNIPVVPGSESVLKTKEEALEVAREIGYPVMIKASSGGGGKGMRIVRKEEELFSNFDMASSEALAAFSNSDLYMEKFIENPRHIEVQVFGDKHSNAIHLGDRDCSMQRRNQKVIEESLSPYLSDEERINLHKIAVDIVKGVGYIGAGTIEFIVDKDKNFYFIEMNTRIQVEHPVTEMVTNLDLIKLQISIANGEEIPFKQEDVVFRGHAIECRINAEDSSNNFAPSPGKIESLNLPGGFGVRFDTFVYTGYTIPPLYDSMIGKLICWAETREECINRIYRALDEIIVEGINTNVEFQKALVTSEEFRKDTHHTKFIEDVFMKKEFATL, encoded by the coding sequence TTGATAAAAAAAATACTAGTTGCAAATAGAGGTGATATAGCAGTTAGAATCATCAGAACGTGTAAAGAACTAGGTATAAAAACTGTCGCTATCTATTCTGAAATAGATAAAGATTGTTTTCATAGATATATAGCTGATGAATCTATTTGCATAGGGCCAAACAATATAAGCAAGAGTTATAATAACATAGAAAATATTATATACCTTGCTCTTAAATTAAAATGTGATGCTATTCATCCAGGTTTTGGCTTTTTATCAGAAAACCCTGAATTTGCAAAACAATGTGAAGAGAATAATATTATTTTTATAGGTCCAACAAGAGAACAAATGATTTTGATGGGAGATAAATCTAGAGCGAGAGAAACTATGATGGAATTAAATATCCCTGTTGTTCCTGGTTCAGAGTCTGTTTTAAAAACTAAGGAAGAAGCTTTAGAAGTTGCAAGAGAAATTGGCTATCCTGTTATGATAAAAGCCTCAAGTGGAGGCGGTGGAAAAGGTATGAGAATCGTTAGAAAGGAAGAAGAGCTTTTTTCAAATTTTGATATGGCAAGTTCAGAAGCTTTAGCAGCATTTTCTAATAGCGATTTATATATGGAAAAATTCATAGAAAATCCTAGACATATAGAAGTACAAGTATTTGGTGATAAACATTCAAATGCAATACATTTAGGTGATAGAGATTGTTCTATGCAAAGAAGAAATCAAAAAGTAATAGAAGAGTCTTTAAGTCCATACCTTTCAGATGAAGAAAGAATAAATCTTCATAAAATTGCAGTGGATATAGTAAAAGGTGTAGGTTATATTGGTGCTGGTACTATTGAATTTATAGTTGATAAAGATAAAAACTTTTATTTTATAGAGATGAATACAAGAATACAAGTTGAACATCCAGTCACAGAGATGGTAACAAATCTTGACCTTATAAAACTTCAAATATCTATAGCTAATGGAGAAGAAATACCTTTTAAACAAGAAGATGTTGTTTTTAGAGGTCATGCTATTGAGTGTAGAATAAATGCTGAAGATTCATCAAATAATTTTGCTCCATCACCAGGTAAAATAGAGTCATTAAATTTACCTGGAGGTTTTGGCGTTAGATTTGATACTTTTGTATATACAGGATATACTATACCACCTTTATATGATTCTATGATAGGTAAATTAATATGTTGGGCTGAGACTAGAGAAGAATGTATAAATAGAATTTATAGAGCTCTAGATGAAATTATTGTAGAAGGTATTAATACAAATGTAGAATTCCAAAAGGCACTTGTAACAAGTGAAGAGTTTAGAAAAGATACTCATCATACCAAATTTATAGAAGATGTCTTTATGAAGAAAGAATTTGCTACATTATAA
- a CDS encoding sensor domain-containing diguanylate cyclase — protein sequence MEDNSHYTLILALADIIVGKQIDTKKVTKSLELICNSFSFECALVYEVDQYNHFNLIENYSLSDIKLCNSFNAYEIESDFQKQLAHQKIIYLNKNKNYKPCEIDFMNIFHAESLIGISVIDENFNNYGFILFLNTTSRKIDFSDSELNTLCIVLSLLEKYLSVRIHRNKVFFTQTALESIINNTGIDIYVIDFYTYDIIYVNKSMAEPYGGISQFLGQKCWQVLFPGQTSHCEFCPQENLIDENGNITGVHTWNYQRPFDGAWFRVFSTAFRWIDGRLAHLVSSADITDNKKNEELIEYMANYDVLTGLPNRRMLIEECKNRIDNAKEDEQGYVIFFDIDGFKVINDNYGHDAGDEFLIKLGEFFSSIPLLKNSVYRNGGDEFVAVIGGDITKNNIRNLVSFIHERFKNPWNLKNGSIYCNTSVGIACYPEDGNNAEELINKADQAMYQIKKAGGSGICFGYQLIKND from the coding sequence ATGGAAGATAATTCACATTATACACTCATTCTAGCATTAGCTGATATAATTGTTGGAAAACAAATAGATACAAAAAAAGTCACTAAATCGCTTGAACTTATATGTAATAGTTTTTCGTTTGAATGTGCTCTAGTATATGAAGTAGACCAATATAATCATTTTAATTTAATTGAGAATTACAGTTTGAGTGACATAAAATTATGTAATAGTTTCAATGCATATGAAATTGAATCGGATTTTCAAAAGCAATTAGCTCATCAGAAAATAATTTATTTAAATAAAAATAAAAATTATAAACCATGTGAGATTGATTTTATGAATATTTTTCATGCAGAATCTTTGATTGGAATATCTGTGATAGATGAGAATTTTAATAATTATGGCTTTATTTTATTTTTAAATACTACATCTAGGAAAATAGATTTTTCTGATTCTGAACTTAATACACTATGTATTGTCCTTTCACTACTTGAAAAGTATTTAAGTGTAAGAATACATAGAAATAAAGTTTTCTTCACACAGACTGCACTTGAAAGCATAATAAATAATACAGGCATAGATATTTATGTCATTGATTTTTATACATATGATATTATATATGTAAACAAGTCAATGGCTGAACCTTATGGTGGGATATCTCAATTTTTGGGTCAGAAATGCTGGCAGGTTCTTTTCCCTGGGCAGACATCTCATTGTGAGTTTTGCCCACAAGAAAATCTTATTGATGAAAACGGCAACATTACAGGAGTACATACCTGGAATTATCAAAGACCTTTTGATGGAGCATGGTTTAGAGTATTTAGTACAGCTTTCAGATGGATTGATGGTCGTCTTGCTCATCTTGTTAGTAGTGCAGATATAACTGATAATAAAAAGAATGAAGAATTAATTGAATATATGGCAAATTATGATGTATTAACAGGTCTTCCAAACCGAAGAATGCTTATTGAAGAATGTAAAAATAGAATTGACAATGCTAAAGAAGATGAGCAAGGATATGTAATCTTTTTCGATATTGATGGTTTTAAAGTAATTAATGATAATTATGGGCATGATGCTGGTGACGAGTTTCTTATAAAATTGGGGGAATTCTTCTCATCAATTCCACTTCTTAAAAATTCAGTTTATAGAAATGGTGGAGATGAATTTGTTGCTGTAATTGGTGGTGACATTACAAAAAATAACATACGTAATTTAGTAAGTTTTATACATGAAAGGTTTAAAAACCCATGGAATTTAAAAAATGGTTCTATATATTGTAATACTAGTGTTGGTATAGCTTGCTATCCAGAAGATGGAAATAATGCTGAAGAATTAATTAATAAAGCAGATCAGGCAATGTATCAAATTAAAAAAGCTGGCGGTTCAGGAATATGTTTTGGCTACCAGTTAATAAAAAATGATTAA
- a CDS encoding MBL fold metallo-hydrolase translates to MIEGNIKNKRNCKIKALVFLLIISISIYLTGCSSATDSENNQSNNQETLSSSISNDKNIKIHFINTGNSDAILIQEGKTFTLIDGGDNDDENLMVDYLNNQGVKDIKYLIATHSHADHLGGLDSVVKNFNIENVFVSNGSAETKSYRDFINALANKDLSPSVPLENKKFYLEDSYFEVLNTNGGDTTNEQSLVLAYTNGNDKALFTGDAEEGTEKEILSKLGEVDLLKVAHHGSRSSSSQAFLDKVSPEYAVILVGKGNSYGHPHEETMNKLKKMGVKVHRSDECSDIVFESTGDGVFTSCKDGSYKNGVREDGNYENLNNNTDKNESLNKEQNVSNSSKTVYFTPKGKSYHSTKNCSGLSRSKKILSGTIAESKKNDPCDICYGKQ, encoded by the coding sequence ATGATAGAAGGTAATATAAAAAACAAAAGAAATTGTAAAATTAAAGCTTTGGTATTTTTATTGATAATTTCTATATCTATTTATTTAACTGGATGTAGTAGTGCAACAGACAGTGAAAATAATCAATCAAATAACCAAGAAACTTTATCTAGTAGTATATCAAATGATAAAAATATAAAAATTCATTTTATTAATACTGGAAATAGTGATGCAATATTAATTCAAGAGGGCAAAACTTTTACGTTGATAGATGGGGGAGATAACGATGATGAGAATTTAATGGTAGACTACCTAAATAATCAAGGGGTAAAAGATATTAAGTATCTTATAGCTACTCATTCTCATGCAGACCATCTAGGGGGACTTGATTCTGTTGTAAAAAATTTCAATATAGAAAATGTTTTTGTATCAAATGGTTCAGCAGAAACAAAGAGTTACAGAGATTTTATAAATGCTTTAGCAAATAAGGATTTATCTCCAAGTGTACCTCTTGAAAATAAAAAATTTTATCTTGAAGACTCCTATTTTGAAGTTCTAAATACAAATGGAGGAGATACTACTAATGAACAATCACTAGTACTTGCATATACTAATGGTAATGATAAAGCCTTATTTACAGGTGATGCTGAGGAAGGTACAGAAAAAGAAATACTATCAAAACTTGGAGAAGTAGACCTTTTAAAAGTAGCTCATCATGGTTCTCGTAGTAGTTCATCTCAGGCTTTTTTAGATAAAGTAAGCCCTGAATATGCAGTAATTTTAGTTGGGAAAGGTAATTCATATGGTCATCCACATGAGGAAACAATGAACAAATTAAAAAAGATGGGTGTAAAAGTACATAGAAGTGACGAATGTTCAGATATAGTATTTGAATCTACAGGTGATGGAGTTTTTACAAGCTGTAAAGATGGAAGTTACAAAAATGGTGTTAGAGAAGATGGAAACTACGAAAATTTAAATAACAATACAGACAAAAATGAATCCTTAAATAAGGAACAAAATGTATCAAATTCGTCAAAAACAGTGTATTTTACTCCAAAAGGGAAGAGTTATCACTCAACTAAAAATTGTAGTGGGCTTTCAAGAAGTAAAAAAATATTATCAGGTACAATTGCAGAAAGTAAGAAAAATGACCCATGTGATATATGTTATGGAAAGCAATAG
- a CDS encoding tyrosine-type recombinase/integrase yields the protein MNNDKKIIKVHNKSDKPDNIVIKENELIEKCLLLENKLPAFMKDYFIYLKGSVAVSTRLAYLEDIKFFCLYMIETKELTSADCIKDITESDFNMIKSRDINLFLGDYCSRYYKNTEKNTLIFENNNRALARKKSSISTLFKFLYRNSQIDSNITDGFNPIKLPKPQPDAIKRLEIDEVAKMLESVETGEGLTEKEKVYWKKTRLRDKAILALFVTYGLRLNELRELNISSFNFSRGEFKIYRKRGKEVLMPINHTCEHVIKDYLQNERTRDDLLDDEVKDALFLSLQNKRITAKAIRTLVKKYTSIPLDTTRDNGYSPHKLRATAATSLIQTGFSIYDVQNLLDHDNVTTTQLYAAHKKNVKRDIVKNFEWIEDD from the coding sequence TTGAATAATGATAAGAAAATTATAAAAGTACATAATAAATCTGATAAACCTGATAATATTGTCATCAAAGAAAATGAACTTATAGAAAAATGTCTACTTTTGGAAAATAAACTTCCTGCATTTATGAAAGATTATTTTATATATTTAAAAGGTTCTGTTGCTGTCTCTACACGACTTGCTTATTTAGAAGATATAAAGTTTTTCTGTTTATACATGATTGAGACAAAGGAATTAACAAGTGCAGATTGTATAAAGGACATTACAGAAAGTGATTTTAACATGATAAAATCAAGAGATATAAACTTATTTTTAGGTGATTATTGCAGTAGATATTATAAAAATACAGAGAAAAATACATTGATTTTTGAAAATAACAATAGAGCTCTGGCAAGAAAAAAATCATCCATCTCTACTCTATTTAAATTTTTATATAGAAATTCTCAAATAGATAGTAACATAACTGATGGATTTAATCCAATAAAGCTACCTAAACCACAACCAGATGCTATCAAGCGTCTTGAAATAGATGAAGTTGCAAAAATGTTAGAGTCAGTAGAAACAGGTGAAGGTCTTACTGAAAAAGAAAAAGTTTATTGGAAAAAAACTAGATTACGTGATAAGGCTATATTAGCTCTATTTGTTACATATGGGCTTAGATTAAATGAACTCAGAGAACTTAATATCTCCTCTTTTAATTTTTCAAGAGGTGAATTTAAAATATATAGAAAACGTGGAAAAGAAGTCTTAATGCCTATAAATCATACTTGTGAACATGTAATAAAAGATTATTTACAAAATGAGAGAACAAGAGATGACTTACTAGATGATGAAGTTAAAGATGCATTGTTCTTATCTCTTCAAAATAAGAGGATTACAGCAAAAGCTATAAGAACACTTGTAAAAAAATATACCTCTATTCCATTAGATACAACTAGAGATAATGGATATAGCCCTCATAAATTAAGAGCAACTGCTGCAACTTCTCTGATTCAAACAGGATTTTCTATATATGATGTTCAAAATTTACTCGACCATGATAATGTCACGACTACTCAACTTTATGCCGCACATAAAAAAAATGTAAAACGTGATATAGTTAAGAATTTTGAATGGATTGAAGATGATTAA
- a CDS encoding acetyl-CoA carboxylase carboxyltransferase subunit beta: MIKKFLSSKESKYVTISLDDNFKKNSVDDKFWTYCKGCNSHVFRKDIEENSFVCPKCSRHYGLRVRNRINLLIDKGTFMEFNSDIEFQNPLNFPKYKEKVDSYKEKTNESEAVVTGYGRLNGIKTVICVMNPDFMMGSMGSIVGEKITYSIEYAAKNNLPIIICSASGGARMQEGMVSLMQMAKTSQALAKLEEKSLPYISVLTDPTTGGVTASFAMLGDIIISEPNTLIGFAGPRVIEQTINQKLPEGFQTSEFLLEKGFIDMIVDRRKMKEVLYQILAMHKK; this comes from the coding sequence ATGATAAAAAAATTTTTATCATCAAAAGAATCTAAGTATGTTACGATTTCTTTAGATGACAACTTTAAAAAGAATAGTGTAGATGATAAATTTTGGACTTATTGCAAAGGATGTAATAGTCATGTATTTAGAAAAGACATAGAAGAAAATTCATTTGTATGTCCAAAATGCTCAAGACATTATGGTTTAAGAGTTCGAAATAGAATAAATTTATTGATTGATAAAGGGACTTTTATGGAATTTAATTCTGATATAGAATTTCAAAATCCATTAAACTTTCCTAAATATAAAGAAAAAGTAGACTCTTATAAGGAAAAAACGAATGAGTCAGAAGCTGTTGTCACAGGTTATGGAAGATTAAATGGAATTAAAACAGTTATTTGTGTAATGAATCCTGATTTTATGATGGGAAGCATGGGTTCTATTGTTGGAGAAAAAATAACTTACTCAATAGAATATGCTGCCAAAAACAATTTACCTATAATTATTTGTTCTGCTTCAGGAGGAGCTAGAATGCAAGAAGGTATGGTATCTCTTATGCAAATGGCAAAGACTTCTCAGGCACTTGCTAAGCTTGAAGAAAAGTCATTACCATATATATCAGTTTTAACTGACCCTACTACTGGAGGCGTAACTGCTAGTTTTGCTATGCTTGGAGATATTATAATTTCTGAACCAAATACATTAATCGGTTTTGCAGGACCAAGAGTAATAGAACAAACAATAAATCAAAAACTTCCTGAAGGATTTCAAACTTCTGAGTTTTTACTTGAAAAAGGTTTTATTGACATGATAGTAGATAGAAGAAAAATGAAGGAAGTATTGTATCAAATTCTTGCTATGCACAAGAAATAG